From the genome of Chelonia mydas isolate rCheMyd1 chromosome 2, rCheMyd1.pri.v2, whole genome shotgun sequence, one region includes:
- the LOC102944577 gene encoding LOW QUALITY PROTEIN: fatty acid-binding protein, adipocyte (The sequence of the model RefSeq protein was modified relative to this genomic sequence to represent the inferred CDS: deleted 1 base in 1 codon): protein MCDLFVGTWKLNSSKNFEDYMRELGVGFATRKIVGVAKPNVIISTNGDVITIRTLSTLKNTEISFKLGEEFEETTADDRKVKSIITLDNGSLVQVQKWDGKETTLIRKLVDGKLVVECTMNNVICTRVYETA, encoded by the exons ATGTGTGATCTATTTGTAGGCACCTGGAAACTCAATTCCAGTAAAAAC TTTGAGGATTATATGAGAGAACTGG GTGTGGGCTTTGCTACCAGGAAAATAGTTGGTGTGGCCAAGCCCAATGTAATCATAAGCACCAATGGAGATGTGATAACCATCAGAACATTAAGTACCCTCAAAAATACAGAGATCTCTTTCAAGCTGGGTGAGGAGTTTGAGGAGACCACAGCAGATGACAGGAAAGTTAAG AGCATCATAACACTAGACAATGGCTCACTGGTTCAGGTGCAGAAATGGGATGGAAAAGAGACCACATTAATAAGAAAATTGGTGGATGGGAAGCTGGTAGTG GAATGTACCATGAACAATGTTATCTGCACTAGAGTCTATGAAACTGCATGA